A genomic region of Papaver somniferum cultivar HN1 chromosome 7, ASM357369v1, whole genome shotgun sequence contains the following coding sequences:
- the LOC113292623 gene encoding probable isoaspartyl peptidase/L-asparaginase 3 isoform X1, with product MAFRDLVILCLFLSFSKVFGSEIQNSVRFPLVISTWPFLDAVRAAWMAVDSGLSAVDSVVEGCSTCEVLRCDSTVGPGGSPDENGETTLDAMIMDGTTMEVGAVGSMRYVKDGIKAAKLVMQHTKHTFLVGDQASSFAISMGLPGPTDLSSPESTQKWIKWKEEHCQPNFRKDVMPVKTCGPYHLKNLLLNSNLAGTCLGGPRLSGSSHIGLHNHDTISMAVIDETGHIAVGTSTNGATFKIPGRVGDGPIAGSSAYADSDIGACGATGDGDIMMRFLPCYQVVESMRLGMEPRVAAKDAISRITRKFPEFIGAIFAVNKRGVHAGACHGWTFQYSVKNPTMKDVEVFTVLP from the exons ATGGCTTTCAGAGACCTGGTCATCTTATGTTTATTCCTATCATTTTCTAAG GTATTTGGAAGTGAAATACAAAATTCAGTGCGATTTCCGTTGGTTATTAGTACTTGGCCGTTCTTAGATGCTGTTAGGGCTGCTTGGATGGCTGTCGATAGTGGGTTATCTGCAGTTGATTCAGTAGTGGAGGGGTGCTCTACTTGTGAAGTCTTGAGGTGTGATAGTACAG TGGGGCCAGGTGGAAGTCCAGACGAGAATGGGGAAACTACACTTGATGCTATGATCATGGATGGG ACAACAATGGAGGTTGGAGCTGTTGGTTCCATGCGGTATGTGAAGGATGGAATCAAAGCTGCAAAGCTAGTGATGCAACACACGAAACACACATTTCTTGTTGGAGATCAAGCCTCGTCCTTTGCAATTTCTATGGGTCTCCCAGGACCTACAGACCTTAGTTCGCCAGAATCCACACAAAAATGGATTAAATGGAAAGAGGAACATTGCCAACCTAATTTTCGGAAGGATGTTATGCCTGTAAAAACTTGTGGGCCTTATCATTTAAAGAATCTTCTATTGAATAGTAACCTTGCCGGGACTTGTTTGGGAGGACCTCGATTGTCTGGTTCATCACATATAGGTTTGCATAATCACGATACAATCTCCATGGCTGTAATAGATGAA ACAGGACATATAGCGGTTGGTACGTCTACCAATGGAGCTACTTTCAAAATTCCTGGCAG GGTAGGTGACGGACCGATAGCAGGATCATCAGCATATGCTGATTCTGATATTGGTGCTTGTGGTGCAACAGGCGACGGTGATATCATGATGCGTTTCCTTCCGTG TTACCAAGTTGTGGAGAGTATGAGATTGGGGATggaaccaagagttgctgctaAGGATGCTATATCACGTATCACAAGAAAATTTCCTGAATTCATTGGAGCAATTTTTGCTGTTAATAAAAGGGGTGTTCATGCAGGTGCTTGCCATGGGTGGACATTTCAATACTCTGTGAAAAACCCAACCATGAAGGATGTAGAAGTCTTCACTGTGCTTCCTTGA
- the LOC113292623 gene encoding probable isoaspartyl peptidase/L-asparaginase 3 isoform X2, with protein MEVGAVGSMRYVKDGIKAAKLVMQHTKHTFLVGDQASSFAISMGLPGPTDLSSPESTQKWIKWKEEHCQPNFRKDVMPVKTCGPYHLKNLLLNSNLAGTCLGGPRLSGSSHIGLHNHDTISMAVIDETGHIAVGTSTNGATFKIPGRVGDGPIAGSSAYADSDIGACGATGDGDIMMRFLPCYQVVESMRLGMEPRVAAKDAISRITRKFPEFIGAIFAVNKRGVHAGACHGWTFQYSVKNPTMKDVEVFTVLP; from the exons ATGGAGGTTGGAGCTGTTGGTTCCATGCGGTATGTGAAGGATGGAATCAAAGCTGCAAAGCTAGTGATGCAACACACGAAACACACATTTCTTGTTGGAGATCAAGCCTCGTCCTTTGCAATTTCTATGGGTCTCCCAGGACCTACAGACCTTAGTTCGCCAGAATCCACACAAAAATGGATTAAATGGAAAGAGGAACATTGCCAACCTAATTTTCGGAAGGATGTTATGCCTGTAAAAACTTGTGGGCCTTATCATTTAAAGAATCTTCTATTGAATAGTAACCTTGCCGGGACTTGTTTGGGAGGACCTCGATTGTCTGGTTCATCACATATAGGTTTGCATAATCACGATACAATCTCCATGGCTGTAATAGATGAA ACAGGACATATAGCGGTTGGTACGTCTACCAATGGAGCTACTTTCAAAATTCCTGGCAG GGTAGGTGACGGACCGATAGCAGGATCATCAGCATATGCTGATTCTGATATTGGTGCTTGTGGTGCAACAGGCGACGGTGATATCATGATGCGTTTCCTTCCGTG TTACCAAGTTGTGGAGAGTATGAGATTGGGGATggaaccaagagttgctgctaAGGATGCTATATCACGTATCACAAGAAAATTTCCTGAATTCATTGGAGCAATTTTTGCTGTTAATAAAAGGGGTGTTCATGCAGGTGCTTGCCATGGGTGGACATTTCAATACTCTGTGAAAAACCCAACCATGAAGGATGTAGAAGTCTTCACTGTGCTTCCTTGA